DNA from Massilia antarctica:
GCTGCTGCTGGTGGCCACGCTCGCCCTGGCCGCCGCCGTCGGCACCCTTGGCCCGTGGAGCGATCGCCTGCAGCGCGCCGCGCCCATGGCGCCGCTGGCCATCATCGTGTTCTGCGCGTGGGCGCGGCGGCGCCAGCACAACGCCGGTGCCGGCGCGTGGCAAGCCCTGTTCCGGGACGAATTCCGCCAGCAAAGCATCACCCGCGCCGTGCGCGCCGCCTTCATCTTCCTGCTGCTCGCGCAAATTCCGCTGGCCTGGCTGCTGGAGAGCCAGGCAGCGCCACCGCACCCGCTGGCGATGGCTTGCCTGAACATGCTCGCCGGCGCCATCGCCTTCCTCGGCGCCTTCCTGTACTTCGAGCGGCCGTCCGCATGAGCATGACGCCAGCGCTGCGCAATACGCTCAAGGTGCAACGGGCAATCCATCATCTCACCCAGGCCGGCCTGGCCGAACGCATCAATGTCAGCCGCAAAAGCATCAATGCCATCGAAACCGG
Protein-coding regions in this window:
- a CDS encoding helix-turn-helix transcriptional regulator, with product MSMTPALRNTLKVQRAIHHLTQAGLAERINVSRKSINAIETGNMVPSIVLALKLAATFNVPVETLFQLEAENP